In the genome of Petrotoga miotherma DSM 10691, one region contains:
- a CDS encoding RNA-guided endonuclease InsQ/TnpB family protein, protein MLKTYKFRIYPTNEQIEKLNQHFGHNRFVFNLFLEFTNNAYKNTKTYTNYYVWAKVLTVLKKTEKYQWLNDVNSQSLQQSIKDLEIGFERFFKKLSKHPKFKKKSSRQSFRVPQHIQLYENEGNDKYEILFVPKFKEGIKVRVHRKIDPNAKIKNCTFIKTPTGKYFV, encoded by the coding sequence ATGTTAAAAACATACAAGTTTCGTATATATCCAACAAACGAACAAATTGAGAAACTTAATCAGCATTTTGGACATAATCGATTTGTGTTCAACCTATTCTTAGAGTTTACAAACAATGCATATAAGAATACTAAAACGTATACTAACTACTATGTATGGGCTAAAGTACTTACGGTTTTAAAAAAAACTGAGAAGTATCAATGGCTAAACGATGTCAACTCTCAATCATTACAACAGTCTATAAAAGATTTAGAGATTGGGTTTGAACGCTTTTTTAAGAAACTGAGTAAACATCCGAAGTTTAAAAAGAAATCAAGTAGACAATCGTTTAGAGTTCCACAACATATACAACTATATGAAAATGAGGGTAATGATAAATACGAAATTCTTTTCGTACCAAAATTTAAAGAAGGTATTAAAGTAAGAGTACATCGAAAAATCGATCCAAATGCAAAGATAAAAAATTGTACTTTCATTAAAACTCCAACAGGTAAGTACTTTGT